A window from Dysidea avara chromosome 2, odDysAvar1.4, whole genome shotgun sequence encodes these proteins:
- the LOC136246443 gene encoding uncharacterized protein isoform X2: MLGEQSHQMRHMTATTSHKSYPKSSSLLRHEKGHSKLPNVFRNDQTDVATPLSSGVGYCEVLIRPLVDGAISVDLNCTITHRSLPLVMCVRASAKAPSLTSDLPSLNYGLITNGCSNTLQE; the protein is encoded by the exons ATGTTGGGAGAACAGAGTCACCAGATGAGGCACATGACAGCTACCACCAGCCACAAGTCTTATCCTAAGAGTAGCAGCTTGTTACGTCATGAGAAGGGACACTCTAAACTACCAAATGTCTTTAGGAATGACCAGACAGATGTAGCAACAccat TGTCCAGTGGTGTTGGCTATTGTGAGGTGTTGATTAGGCCACTTGTGGATGGTGCCATATCAGTAGATCTCAACTGTACTATCACACATCGTAGTCTACCCCTGGTGATGTGTGTTAGAGCTAGTGCTAAA GCTCCCTCATTGACAAGTGACTTACCATCACTGAACTATGGTCTGATCACTAATGGTTGCTCCAATACACTTCAGGAATGA
- the LOC136246443 gene encoding uncharacterized protein isoform X1, giving the protein MLSACNCLWFISRSKISPHFLTGPPQDHCMLGEQSHQMRHMTATTSHKSYPKSSSLLRHEKGHSKLPNVFRNDQTDVATPLSSGVGYCEVLIRPLVDGAISVDLNCTITHRSLPLVMCVRASAKAPSLTSDLPSLNYGLITNGCSNTLQE; this is encoded by the exons ATGTTGTCAGCCTGTAATTGCTTGTGGTTTATTTCACGTAGTAAGATCTCACCACACTTTCTTACAGGACCACCACAAGACCATTGCATGTTGGGAGAACAGAGTCACCAGATGAGGCACATGACAGCTACCACCAGCCACAAGTCTTATCCTAAGAGTAGCAGCTTGTTACGTCATGAGAAGGGACACTCTAAACTACCAAATGTCTTTAGGAATGACCAGACAGATGTAGCAACAccat TGTCCAGTGGTGTTGGCTATTGTGAGGTGTTGATTAGGCCACTTGTGGATGGTGCCATATCAGTAGATCTCAACTGTACTATCACACATCGTAGTCTACCCCTGGTGATGTGTGTTAGAGCTAGTGCTAAA GCTCCCTCATTGACAAGTGACTTACCATCACTGAACTATGGTCTGATCACTAATGGTTGCTCCAATACACTTCAGGAATGA
- the LOC136246443 gene encoding uncharacterized protein isoform X3, whose amino-acid sequence MLGEQTTQTRHRIATTSHKSYPKSSNLLRHEKGHSKLLNVTRNDQTDVATPLSSGVGYCEVLIRPLVDGAISVDLNCTITHRSLPLVMCVRASAKAPSLTSDLPSLNYGLITNGCSNTLQE is encoded by the exons ATGTTGGGAGAGCAGACTACCCAGACGAGGCACAGGATAGCCACCACCAGCCACAAGTCTTATCCTAAGAGTAGCAACTTGTTACGTCATGAGAAGGGACACTCTAAACTACTAAATGTCACTAGGAATGACCAGACAGATGTAGCAACACCAT TGTCCAGTGGTGTTGGCTATTGTGAGGTGTTGATTAGGCCACTTGTGGATGGTGCCATATCAGTAGATCTCAACTGTACTATCACACATCGTAGTCTACCCCTGGTGATGTGTGTTAGAGCTAGTGCTAAA GCTCCCTCATTGACAAGTGACTTACCATCACTGAACTATGGTCTGATCACTAATGGTTGCTCCAATACACTTCAGGAATGA
- the LOC136246443 gene encoding guanine nucleotide exchange factor DBS-like isoform X4: MYKQHNNKCQQKLGHMLPLGAYLLKPVQRVLKYALFLEKINDCLSTGEDGKEDLIIEDLQVLGSITKYPSRFQLIQYPLPGCSHFRLVLCHSKMTG; the protein is encoded by the exons ATGTACAAGCAACACAATAAT AAATGTCAACAGAAACTTGGACACATGTTACCGTTAGGAGCCTACCTGTTGAAACCTGTCCAGAGAGTGTTGAAGTATGCACTATTCCTAGAA AAGATTAATGATTGTTTGAGTACTGGAGAGGATGGGAAAGAAGACCTTATT ATTGAAGACCTACAAGTGTTAGGCTCCATTACCAAATATCCGTCACGTTTTCAACTAATACAATATCCACTACCAGGGTGTTCACATTTCAG GCTTGTGCTGTGTCATTCAAAGATGACTGGGTGA